A window of Candidatus Neomarinimicrobiota bacterium contains these coding sequences:
- a CDS encoding MinD/ParA family protein, giving the protein MRAVLPEIITVTSGKGGVGKTNLAVNLGITLTQRRQRVLIMDADLHLGKLDVVIGATPRYTLAELVEGTQSLEEIIMHHPSGIDILPASSGDLDLLDADARMLKVLAESFSSIQARYDYLIVDTGAGVSRTVLTMALGADKVILVVTPEPASISDVYAMIKVIRSKSASLPLILVPNRLRSLDDGLDLFKKLNLITQKFLKTNLYYGGSLVEDPAIGQAIIRQRPFVIEFPRSQATHNLRLVCQRLLKLPPQDLEYRSNIFDRLRVSRKEAEAL; this is encoded by the coding sequence ATGCGGGCGGTACTTCCCGAAATCATTACGGTGACCAGCGGCAAGGGGGGCGTCGGCAAGACCAATCTCGCCGTAAACCTGGGTATTACGCTGACCCAGCGGCGCCAGCGGGTGCTGATCATGGACGCCGACCTGCATCTGGGCAAACTCGATGTGGTGATCGGGGCCACGCCCCGCTATACCCTGGCCGAACTGGTGGAAGGCACCCAGAGCCTTGAAGAGATCATCATGCATCACCCATCGGGCATCGATATCCTCCCGGCATCGTCGGGAGATTTGGACCTGCTGGACGCTGACGCCCGGATGCTCAAGGTGCTGGCGGAGTCGTTTTCCTCTATTCAGGCCCGCTACGATTACTTGATCGTGGATACGGGCGCAGGGGTCTCCCGAACAGTTTTGACGATGGCTCTGGGGGCCGACAAGGTTATCTTGGTGGTTACGCCGGAGCCTGCCTCTATCTCCGATGTGTATGCCATGATCAAGGTGATCCGCAGCAAGTCAGCAAGCCTGCCCCTGATTTTGGTACCCAATAGGCTCAGATCATTGGATGACGGGCTCGACCTGTTCAAGAAACTGAACCTGATCACGCAAAAATTCCTGAAGACCAACCTGTACTACGGCGGTTCGCTGGTGGAAGACCCGGCTATTGGTCAGGCGATTATCCGTCAGCGACCCTTTGTGATCGAATTTCCCCGCAGTCAGGCGACCCACAATTTGCGGCTTGTGTGCCAGCGCCTGCTGAAGCTCCCGCCGCAGGATCTGGAATATCGGTCCAACATCTTTGACCGTCTCCGAGTCAGCCGCAAGGAAGCGGAGGCGCTCTGA
- a CDS encoding FliA/WhiG family RNA polymerase sigma factor, translated as MKTTKPVQLSGDALLSEYYATKNPLLKEQAVKEFLPLVYYVVNRIPLPVTDVISREDLEQSAIHGLLEAIDRFDQDRQVKFKTFAYKRIYGAVIDAIRQVRILSRTKLERLMEVQKIGERLSQSLNREPTPEEICEKASISLSEYDELLVAGQLSYATFSLDDPVTGDHDVSSKQIDLLADMESEDPENAYMINNLKSQLVNLLKDMPERERLILALYYYENLTLVEIGEILNISESRVSQIMSKTLDQLRTQLG; from the coding sequence ATGAAGACGACGAAGCCAGTTCAACTTAGCGGCGACGCTCTCCTGAGCGAATATTACGCCACCAAAAATCCGCTGCTCAAGGAGCAGGCGGTCAAAGAATTTCTGCCACTGGTTTACTATGTGGTCAATCGAATTCCGCTGCCTGTGACCGATGTGATTTCCAGGGAAGACCTGGAGCAAAGTGCTATCCACGGATTGCTCGAGGCCATCGATCGTTTCGATCAGGACCGTCAGGTCAAATTCAAGACCTTTGCCTACAAGCGCATTTACGGCGCCGTCATCGACGCTATTCGTCAGGTGCGGATATTGAGCCGCACCAAACTGGAGCGCCTGATGGAGGTCCAAAAAATAGGCGAAAGGCTGTCCCAAAGTCTGAATCGGGAACCGACTCCTGAGGAAATCTGCGAGAAGGCCAGTATTTCGCTGTCCGAGTACGATGAACTTTTGGTGGCTGGGCAGTTGAGCTATGCAACCTTCTCACTTGACGATCCCGTAACGGGAGACCATGATGTTTCGTCAAAGCAAATCGACCTCCTGGCAGACATGGAATCCGAAGATCCGGAGAACGCCTACATGATTAATAATCTTAAGTCGCAATTGGTTAACTTGCTCAAAGATATGCCTGAAAGGGAGCGACTCATATTGGCGCTTTACTATTATGAGAACCTGACGTTAGTCGAGATCGGCGAGATTCTGAATATCTCGGAATCACGGGTATCTCAAATCATGAGCAAGACGCTGGATCAATTGCGGACGCAGCTCGGATGA
- a CDS encoding GAF domain-containing protein codes for MIGLEFLQKIGEILQNSLSSEETYSAVFDILDGVIEFDAATLFVVNSTTEQLEVVESRGEQRVDLASEVPFSKGGGLSGWVASQREPVILSSMGADGGARGFRSFVSVPLWSGDKLEGVLNLGHGEPGFYQQDIRADLVKLGVQLSLIIEQLRLRADVRAKNDLLEAALEELRSTQSVLVEKERLAATAQLVVAINHEINNPLAIIISLIDLLTVKSERDLPEIHASLIKMRAAAFRIDEVTKRLESLESTDVEEYMEGVKMLKLR; via the coding sequence ATGATTGGCCTGGAATTCCTACAGAAAATCGGTGAAATCCTGCAGAACAGTCTCTCTAGCGAGGAGACTTACTCGGCGGTATTCGATATCTTGGACGGTGTTATTGAGTTTGATGCCGCCACCCTGTTTGTCGTCAACTCGACCACGGAGCAGCTGGAAGTGGTGGAAAGCCGCGGCGAGCAACGGGTGGACCTAGCCTCGGAGGTGCCGTTTTCCAAGGGCGGCGGGCTCAGTGGCTGGGTAGCTTCACAGCGGGAGCCAGTCATTCTCTCCAGCATGGGAGCGGACGGCGGCGCACGGGGCTTCCGGTCGTTTGTGTCGGTTCCCCTGTGGAGCGGAGACAAACTTGAGGGCGTGCTCAATCTGGGTCACGGCGAACCGGGCTTTTACCAGCAGGACATCCGGGCCGATCTGGTAAAACTGGGCGTCCAGCTTTCCCTGATCATTGAGCAGCTCCGGCTCAGGGCAGATGTTCGGGCGAAAAATGACCTGCTGGAAGCGGCCTTGGAGGAACTGCGGTCCACGCAGAGTGTACTGGTTGAAAAAGAGCGGTTGGCCGCCACGGCCCAGCTGGTAGTGGCAATCAACCACGAAATCAACAACCCACTGGCCATCATCATCAGTCTCATCGATCTACTCACCGTGAAAAGCGAGCGGGATTTGCCCGAAATTCATGCATCGCTGATCAAGATGAGAGCCGCCGCATTCCGCATCGACGAGGTTACCAAGCGCCTTGAGAGCCTTGAATCCACCGACGTAGAAGAGTACATGGAGGGGGTGAAAATGCTTAAGCTGCGCTAG
- a CDS encoding flagellar hook-basal body protein, whose product MDFDLARVARNMTRNLFGTDIVANNLANIGTTGFKRDDAFTDWFIESLHAVGAQRYTDFSQGELHQTDNPLDIALTTRGFFVVQTSFGPAFTRNGHFNVDDEGFIQTPQGHRLMGESGVISTRSDNGVAGNIQITRDGEIYLDGVIIDTLLIANILDLKGLEKIGTSLYRSPGDAVVTQLEPGQFRVRQGMLEGSNVQPITEMVSLIEKQRNFESSQRVARAMDEILGRATQLGDYR is encoded by the coding sequence ATGGATTTTGACCTAGCCCGAGTTGCCCGGAATATGACGCGTAATCTGTTCGGGACCGATATTGTGGCTAACAATCTGGCCAACATCGGCACCACGGGCTTCAAGCGCGATGATGCCTTCACCGACTGGTTCATCGAGTCCCTCCACGCCGTGGGTGCGCAGCGCTATACCGACTTTAGTCAGGGCGAATTGCATCAGACTGACAACCCCCTGGATATTGCGCTGACCACCCGGGGCTTTTTCGTCGTACAGACTTCGTTCGGCCCGGCCTTCACGCGCAATGGCCATTTTAACGTGGATGATGAAGGCTTCATTCAGACACCACAGGGGCACAGGCTGATGGGTGAATCCGGGGTTATTTCGACCCGCTCAGACAACGGCGTTGCCGGGAATATCCAGATTACACGCGATGGTGAGATTTATCTGGATGGCGTCATCATCGATACGCTGCTGATTGCCAACATACTGGATTTGAAGGGGCTGGAAAAAATTGGGACCAGTCTTTACCGCTCACCAGGGGATGCCGTGGTGACGCAGCTAGAGCCGGGACAGTTCCGTGTGCGGCAGGGGATGCTGGAAGGCTCCAATGTGCAGCCCATAACTGAGATGGTCAGTCTGATAGAGAAACAGCGAAATTTTGAATCCAGCCAACGGGTTGCCCGCGCCATGGATGAGATACTGGGCCGGGCCACCCAACTAGGGGATTACCGTTAG
- the flgG gene encoding flagellar basal-body rod protein FlgG produces MIRSLRTSALGMAAQQLTLDVIANNLANVNTTGFKRSSVQFQDILYETIVSGAGEGGIGQEKPTNIQVGHGNRAVSTFRTFAQGASAETGNPLDLAIEGDGFFQVLKADGGFAYTRDGTFRINADGFIVTTTGLRFGTEISLPPDTDSINIGQDGLISVILAGESGPEEIGQIELARFVNPAGLQAVGGNLYEETVASGPPALGFASDEGFGSIIQGFLEKSNVDVVQEMINMIIAQRAYEINSKAVKTADEMLAVANNLKR; encoded by the coding sequence ATGATTCGGTCATTAAGAACATCGGCCTTGGGCATGGCGGCCCAGCAGCTTACGCTGGACGTCATCGCCAATAACCTTGCCAACGTCAACACGACCGGTTTCAAGCGCAGCAGCGTCCAGTTCCAGGACATCCTGTACGAAACCATCGTCTCCGGCGCCGGCGAAGGTGGTATTGGGCAGGAGAAACCCACCAACATACAGGTGGGGCACGGCAACAGGGCCGTGTCGACGTTCCGAACATTTGCACAGGGCGCCTCGGCTGAAACGGGCAACCCCCTTGACCTGGCCATTGAAGGCGACGGCTTTTTCCAGGTCCTGAAGGCCGATGGCGGATTTGCCTACACCCGTGATGGCACCTTCCGCATCAATGCAGACGGCTTTATCGTTACCACCACGGGGCTGAGATTTGGCACCGAGATCAGCCTGCCCCCTGATACCGACAGTATCAATATTGGTCAAGACGGTCTCATCTCCGTCATTCTGGCGGGCGAGTCCGGTCCTGAGGAGATCGGTCAGATTGAGCTGGCCAGGTTTGTCAATCCTGCCGGCCTGCAGGCCGTGGGAGGGAATCTGTATGAGGAAACGGTGGCTTCAGGCCCGCCCGCGCTAGGCTTTGCCAGCGATGAAGGGTTTGGTTCCATCATCCAGGGTTTCCTGGAGAAGTCCAACGTGGACGTGGTGCAGGAGATGATCAACATGATCATCGCCCAGCGGGCCTACGAAATCAATTCCAAGGCCGTAAAAACCGCCGATGAAATGCTGGCGGTGGCCAACAACTTGAAGCGGTAA
- the flgA gene encoding flagellar basal body P-ring formation protein FlgA, with product MRANQMWSKILRAPSYVLGLAILAGVAPLAGDAQQASLHDQLEEVVREHVAAGFRQAGLEGELVAIHLPANVAHMSAAAAVKPLRTFTPREAAGRYVIPLEITLPGGKIMKLNATAECVAVVHGWAVRLPTKRGTRLDKKDFERKTIRVTRREKEFFTDGELPANFQLTTHLAAGNFLRMHHLEMIPVVQRGEQVEIHFRRQSITLISPGKARRKGNIGDTIPVVASVTGKRLYGRLVAPGKVVVE from the coding sequence ATGCGGGCTAATCAAATGTGGTCCAAGATACTGCGGGCTCCCAGCTATGTGCTGGGACTTGCCATCCTGGCAGGAGTTGCGCCGCTCGCTGGCGACGCCCAACAGGCTTCGTTGCACGACCAACTGGAGGAGGTCGTGCGGGAGCATGTGGCCGCCGGGTTCCGGCAGGCTGGGCTGGAGGGCGAGCTGGTGGCCATTCACCTGCCCGCCAATGTGGCCCATATGAGCGCCGCCGCGGCCGTCAAGCCGCTGCGGACCTTCACCCCCCGGGAAGCGGCTGGGCGCTACGTCATTCCGTTAGAAATTACCTTGCCGGGGGGCAAGATAATGAAGCTGAACGCCACGGCAGAGTGTGTGGCCGTTGTGCACGGCTGGGCCGTACGGCTGCCCACCAAGCGAGGCACCCGTCTGGATAAAAAAGATTTCGAACGTAAGACTATCCGGGTCACCCGTCGGGAAAAGGAATTCTTCACCGATGGTGAACTGCCCGCGAATTTCCAACTTACGACCCATCTGGCCGCGGGGAATTTTCTTCGGATGCACCATTTGGAAATGATTCCGGTGGTACAGCGGGGCGAGCAAGTGGAGATCCACTTCCGGCGCCAATCCATCACCCTGATCAGCCCAGGCAAAGCCCGGCGGAAAGGAAACATAGGCGATACCATCCCTGTTGTGGCCTCCGTTACCGGCAAGCGGCTCTATGGCCGCCTGGTTGCTCCTGGGAAGGTTGTTGTGGAGTAA
- a CDS encoding flagellar basal body L-ring protein FlgH has protein sequence MNHAASNRTPGLIAACIVLSAGISFGQEAPPSLFADRKARSVGDVVTVLISEVASATRQSQVQKADNNSVDASGSIEGNLLQFLPVFGLGSRLKTDASSKEATAQKDLLTGRISAVITEVTPNGNFKISGSKVININGARNLMTIRGIVRPRDIRANNTVLSYQLANSRIYYSKAGISGRLFQRGAFPRLANLIMGGIGLAVIGYVGGISALTLIQTLTQ, from the coding sequence ATGAACCATGCCGCGTCAAATCGTACCCCTGGATTGATTGCCGCCTGCATCGTATTATCTGCGGGCATCAGTTTCGGTCAGGAGGCACCACCGTCCCTTTTTGCCGACAGAAAAGCCCGCTCGGTAGGTGATGTAGTGACCGTACTGATCTCAGAAGTCGCCAGCGCTACCCGGCAGTCCCAGGTACAAAAAGCTGACAACAATTCCGTGGACGCCTCTGGAAGTATCGAGGGCAACCTGCTGCAATTCCTACCCGTTTTCGGTCTGGGATCCCGCCTGAAAACCGACGCTAGTTCCAAGGAGGCGACGGCCCAGAAAGATCTGCTCACGGGCCGCATCTCAGCAGTGATTACCGAAGTGACCCCCAACGGCAACTTCAAGATTTCTGGTTCGAAAGTTATCAATATAAACGGCGCCCGTAATCTCATGACCATCCGGGGGATTGTACGGCCCCGGGACATAAGAGCGAACAATACGGTTTTATCGTACCAACTGGCCAATTCAAGGATTTATTACAGCAAAGCCGGTATATCCGGCAGGCTGTTCCAGCGGGGCGCATTTCCACGCCTGGCCAACCTGATCATGGGCGGAATCGGCCTGGCCGTCATCGGCTATGTGGGCGGCATCAGCGCACTCACCCTCATCCAGACTCTGACGCAGTGA
- a CDS encoding flagellar basal body P-ring protein FlgI produces MKRVIELSFAILLAIQVLSGQAVSRIKDVTTYGNIRQVSLVGYGLVVGLNGTGDRAVGSRGAIFTVQSIANMLEEFGLTINSQHLRTRNAAAVMVTASTPPFAKLGTQFDVNVSSLGDATSLENGVLLMSSLRSARGEHYALVQGPVSVGGFNVTTLGGERLRQNYALVGRVPDGARLERALDEVALQAGQPLELLLKEPNYTTAYRIADAINLFVPAVQPLAQAQDAGVVHIAFPPGLSANWELVQFVASIETLQVVLDVEARVVINERTGTVVAGGNVTIGAVMVSHGSLQIHTTTRPFVAQPTPFSVGQTITIPITQTTVIEQPGEASVFSAATVAELATALNDMGFKPRDIIAVFQAIKEAGALNARLIIM; encoded by the coding sequence ATGAAGCGCGTAATCGAGTTGAGTTTCGCCATCCTGCTGGCCATTCAGGTGCTGTCGGGCCAGGCAGTGAGCCGCATCAAGGATGTGACCACCTACGGCAATATCCGCCAGGTGAGTCTGGTGGGCTACGGCCTCGTGGTGGGCCTGAACGGCACGGGCGACCGAGCCGTAGGCAGCCGCGGCGCCATCTTTACCGTGCAAAGCATTGCCAACATGTTGGAGGAATTCGGTCTGACCATCAACAGTCAGCATCTGCGCACGCGCAACGCGGCCGCCGTCATGGTGACGGCCAGCACCCCGCCGTTCGCTAAGCTGGGGACACAATTCGATGTAAATGTTTCATCCCTGGGAGACGCCACCAGCCTGGAAAACGGCGTTCTACTCATGTCCTCGCTACGGAGCGCCCGGGGTGAGCATTATGCCCTGGTCCAGGGCCCCGTATCGGTGGGTGGGTTCAATGTCACCACACTGGGCGGTGAGCGCTTGCGGCAAAATTATGCCCTGGTGGGCCGGGTTCCCGATGGCGCCCGGCTGGAACGAGCGCTGGACGAAGTTGCCCTCCAGGCCGGCCAGCCGCTGGAATTGCTCTTGAAGGAGCCCAACTATACCACCGCCTACCGCATCGCCGACGCCATCAATTTATTCGTACCAGCAGTACAACCGCTGGCACAGGCACAGGATGCCGGCGTGGTACACATAGCCTTTCCGCCCGGACTGAGCGCCAACTGGGAACTGGTCCAGTTCGTGGCCAGTATCGAAACATTACAGGTTGTGCTGGACGTGGAGGCCCGAGTCGTCATCAACGAGCGCACGGGCACCGTCGTGGCAGGGGGGAACGTTACCATCGGAGCCGTAATGGTCTCCCATGGTTCGCTTCAGATTCATACCACTACCCGACCCTTTGTAGCCCAGCCTACGCCTTTCAGTGTTGGGCAGACGATCACCATTCCCATTACCCAGACCACGGTGATCGAACAGCCGGGCGAAGCGTCCGTGTTCTCGGCGGCTACGGTGGCCGAGTTGGCGACGGCTTTGAACGACATGGGCTTCAAGCCCCGGGATATTATCGCCGTCTTCCAGGCCATCAAGGAGGCCGGTGCCTTGAACGCAAGACTCATCATCATGTGA
- a CDS encoding flagellar protein FlgN, which yields MTKQPVAERLLARLITVLSQEMRMYNELLLVLRKKQSSIIEGQLEDLREAMSQEQTLLQQSEEVAKTRASSLKAVGEALGSEDEIQSVSQLIAVVESTYSERLSDIHRSLQQILKEVMLTNEENSYLLDYSIKFVRDAARELIKSSERFPVYSAEGKDDQGTQGSSLIEGRI from the coding sequence ATGACCAAGCAACCGGTCGCTGAACGCCTGCTTGCCAGGCTCATTACGGTCCTGTCCCAGGAGATGCGGATGTACAACGAGCTGCTGCTCGTGCTCCGCAAGAAACAGTCCAGCATCATCGAAGGGCAGTTGGAGGATCTCAGGGAGGCGATGAGCCAGGAACAAACCCTTCTGCAACAATCCGAAGAGGTAGCCAAGACCAGAGCATCTTCGCTTAAGGCGGTGGGCGAGGCGCTGGGCAGTGAGGACGAGATTCAGAGCGTGAGCCAGCTGATTGCGGTGGTTGAGTCAACCTATTCCGAGCGCCTGTCAGATATTCACCGCAGCCTCCAGCAAATCCTCAAGGAAGTGATGTTGACCAACGAGGAAAACAGTTACTTGCTGGATTACTCCATCAAGTTCGTGCGTGACGCTGCCCGCGAGCTCATCAAATCATCCGAGCGCTTTCCGGTCTATTCGGCCGAAGGCAAGGATGATCAGGGTACGCAGGGCTCCAGTCTGATCGAAGGGAGAATCTGA
- the flgK gene encoding flagellar hook-associated protein FlgK, translated as MGGLSLLSEIGKQGMLLSQFKIQITGKNVSNVNTDGYSRQRVDVNPILPELLSGFSLASAINGDTLRRIRENFVDRQLWNQNSLLSRYTSENTLLRQIEGVLPASNETGLGVMLDDFWSAWNGLANDPESSVARTVVRDRGQTLALSFNRVFEEFSDLQGVISGEIKARVSSLNELASQLAQLNELNPTGNPDLEDQRDRIIGRMAELANIDVQRGESGESVFVSGLLLVAGTISFELTVQESVGADGISQIITTIGGTERQIEITAGEISGLIAVHNEDIPTILNNLDTLAVTIAQEVNSRHSAGFNLDGVTGLNFFTDSVEGAASLALNNAILDNVDLIASADAAGEPGNSNVAKSLSDLVDIDTIGNQTMGQFYRSLVGTLGNRIQAVDFLQNNQQRIVDHLRAQQQSVAGVSIEEEMTRLMQLEQAFVAASRLVRTADELTRTLLNMT; from the coding sequence ATGGGTGGTTTAAGTTTATTGTCCGAAATCGGGAAGCAGGGCATGCTGCTCTCCCAATTCAAGATACAGATTACCGGAAAGAATGTATCCAATGTGAATACGGACGGGTACAGCCGGCAGCGCGTTGACGTCAATCCCATTCTGCCGGAACTGCTGTCCGGCTTTAGCCTTGCCAGCGCCATTAACGGGGATACCCTTAGGCGCATTCGAGAAAATTTTGTGGATCGCCAATTGTGGAACCAAAACTCCCTGCTGTCCCGCTACACATCGGAAAACACCCTGCTGAGGCAGATCGAAGGGGTATTGCCGGCCAGCAATGAAACCGGCCTAGGTGTCATGCTTGACGACTTCTGGAGCGCCTGGAACGGCCTGGCCAACGATCCCGAAAGCAGCGTTGCTAGAACCGTGGTGCGTGACAGGGGGCAAACCCTTGCGCTCAGCTTTAATCGGGTATTCGAGGAGTTTTCTGATTTACAAGGCGTAATCAGCGGCGAGATTAAAGCACGCGTGTCGTCATTGAATGAGCTCGCCTCCCAGCTGGCCCAATTGAACGAACTAAATCCCACCGGCAACCCGGATCTGGAAGATCAGCGCGACCGCATTATTGGGCGTATGGCCGAGCTCGCCAACATTGACGTCCAGCGCGGTGAATCCGGGGAGTCCGTCTTTGTCTCGGGACTATTGCTGGTCGCGGGTACCATATCATTTGAACTGACGGTGCAGGAATCGGTGGGCGCCGATGGGATTAGCCAAATTATCACCACCATCGGCGGAACCGAGCGGCAGATCGAGATAACCGCTGGGGAAATAAGCGGCCTAATCGCAGTGCATAATGAGGACATACCCACGATTCTGAATAATCTCGATACCCTGGCCGTTACGATTGCTCAAGAGGTCAATTCCCGCCACAGCGCCGGCTTTAATTTGGATGGGGTGACCGGTCTGAATTTTTTCACCGATTCGGTGGAAGGGGCTGCCTCGCTGGCGCTTAACAATGCGATTTTGGACAACGTCGACCTGATTGCCAGCGCCGATGCTGCAGGCGAACCCGGCAATAGTAATGTCGCCAAATCGCTGTCTGACCTGGTGGATATTGACACAATTGGTAATCAGACCATGGGACAGTTTTACCGCTCTCTGGTGGGCACCCTGGGGAACAGGATCCAGGCGGTAGATTTCCTGCAAAACAACCAGCAGCGCATCGTTGATCACCTTCGGGCCCAGCAGCAATCTGTCGCCGGTGTCAGCATAGAAGAGGAAATGACGCGCTTGATGCAACTTGAGCAGGCCTTTGTTGCTGCCTCTAGGTTGGTTAGGACCGCTGACGAATTGACGCGCACACTGTTGAACATGACCTAA
- a CDS encoding flagellar assembly protein FliW, with amino-acid sequence MARAAVRPSRQPEWQRDSGPLQFPAGLPGFEEHKIYVLESREDLRPFLWLRSTVDPEVALPILSSFLLKRDVLPNLSKEHLSLIGNPSMDSVASYYVLRVNSETNSITVNTKAPIIISTLTGRGHQIILDANGLKFDEPLASLVPSMGGD; translated from the coding sequence ATGGCTCGCGCAGCCGTACGCCCGTCGAGGCAGCCGGAGTGGCAGCGGGACTCAGGGCCACTGCAGTTTCCCGCCGGATTGCCCGGCTTCGAGGAGCACAAAATATATGTGCTGGAGAGCAGGGAAGATCTCAGGCCGTTCTTGTGGCTCCGGTCCACCGTAGATCCCGAGGTCGCCCTCCCTATCCTCAGCAGTTTTCTCCTGAAAAGAGACGTGCTCCCGAATCTCAGCAAAGAACACCTGAGCTTGATTGGAAATCCTTCGATGGATAGCGTGGCGTCCTACTACGTCCTGCGCGTGAATTCGGAGACCAATTCCATTACCGTGAACACCAAGGCGCCGATTATCATTAGCACCCTCACTGGCCGGGGGCACCAGATTATTCTAGATGCGAACGGCCTCAAGTTTGACGAACCACTCGCGTCCCTGGTACCCTCCATGGGGGGAGATTAA
- the csrA gene encoding carbon storage regulator CsrA, which produces MLVLTRKSGESIRVSDGIIFTILECAGGQVKVGITAPAEVSIHREEVYLRIRAENQAAALSGSAVDALAKSVPDELKKLGQGKAPGSKAK; this is translated from the coding sequence ATGCTGGTCCTTACGCGGAAGTCGGGTGAAAGTATCAGGGTGTCCGATGGCATTATTTTCACCATATTGGAATGTGCCGGCGGCCAGGTGAAAGTTGGGATAACTGCCCCTGCGGAAGTGTCCATTCACCGGGAAGAAGTCTACCTTCGAATCCGTGCCGAGAATCAGGCTGCTGCTCTGTCCGGCAGCGCCGTGGACGCGCTGGCGAAGAGTGTGCCGGATGAGCTGAAAAAGTTGGGCCAGGGCAAGGCCCCCGGCTCAAAAGCGAAATGA
- a CDS encoding class I SAM-dependent methyltransferase, whose translation MFKGVLQPLDEIEQWYDKPDPWNYESNRSDLVRRANLLSVLPRKRYRRILDIGSGDGFITRRLPGDEVIGVDISNRAIQLAKDKFRDQSHLSFYPLSLFELPDAGWGQSFDLIVIAGVLYPQYIAEGDQLAFSILDDLLVPGGHLVSVHIDEWYRFRFPYLTLHREYYSYREYSHHLEVYLK comes from the coding sequence ATGTTCAAGGGCGTTCTACAGCCGTTAGATGAAATTGAGCAGTGGTACGACAAGCCAGACCCCTGGAACTATGAGAGCAACCGTTCCGACCTAGTTCGCCGGGCGAACCTGTTGTCTGTACTACCCAGAAAGCGGTACCGACGCATTCTGGACATTGGCAGTGGTGACGGCTTCATTACCAGGCGATTACCGGGTGACGAAGTCATTGGTGTCGATATATCGAACCGGGCAATCCAGCTCGCCAAAGACAAATTCCGGGACCAGTCACACCTGAGTTTTTATCCCCTTTCGCTATTTGAGCTACCCGACGCGGGGTGGGGGCAGTCGTTTGACCTCATTGTTATCGCGGGTGTACTTTATCCCCAATACATCGCGGAGGGGGATCAACTGGCGTTCAGTATCCTGGACGATTTGTTGGTTCCAGGTGGGCATCTTGTAAGCGTCCACATCGACGAGTGGTACAGGTTCCGTTTTCCCTACCTGACTCTCCACCGGGAATATTATTCCTACCGCGAGTATTCTCACCATCTGGAAGTCTACCTGAAATGA